In Vibrio atlanticus, the following proteins share a genomic window:
- the tsf gene encoding translation elongation factor Ts gives MATVTAALVKELRERTAAGMMECKKALVAAEGDIELAIENMRKSGAAKAAKKAGNVAAEGAIIIKEEAGVAALLEVNCQTDFVAKDAGFLAFANEVAEVALAERLDIVALQAKFEDARIALVTKIGENISIRRVELVEGVALASYRHGEKIGVVVAGEGEAETLKHIAMHVAASKPEYVNPSDVPADVVEKEKAVQVEIAMNEGKPQEIAEKMVIGRMKKFTGEVSLTGQAFIMEPKKTVADILKEKGASVTTFVRLEVGEGIEKAAEMSFADEVAAVQKG, from the coding sequence ATGGCAACTGTAACTGCAGCTCTAGTTAAAGAACTTCGTGAACGCACAGCTGCGGGCATGATGGAATGTAAAAAAGCGCTTGTTGCTGCTGAAGGCGACATCGAGCTAGCAATTGAAAATATGCGTAAATCTGGCGCAGCGAAAGCAGCTAAAAAAGCTGGTAACGTTGCTGCTGAAGGCGCAATCATCATTAAAGAAGAAGCTGGCGTTGCTGCTCTTCTTGAAGTGAACTGCCAAACTGATTTCGTAGCTAAAGATGCAGGTTTCCTTGCATTCGCTAACGAAGTTGCTGAAGTTGCTCTAGCTGAACGTCTAGACATCGTTGCACTTCAAGCTAAGTTTGAAGACGCACGTATCGCTCTAGTAACTAAGATCGGTGAGAACATCAGCATCCGTCGTGTTGAGCTTGTTGAAGGTGTTGCACTAGCTTCTTACCGTCACGGCGAGAAAATCGGTGTTGTTGTTGCTGGTGAAGGCGAAGCTGAAACGCTTAAGCACATCGCTATGCACGTTGCTGCTTCTAAGCCTGAGTACGTTAACCCATCTGACGTACCTGCTGACGTAGTAGAAAAAGAAAAAGCTGTTCAAGTTGAAATCGCTATGAACGAAGGCAAACCACAAGAGATCGCTGAGAAAATGGTTATCGGCCGTATGAAGAAATTCACGGGCGAAGTATCTCTTACTGGTCAAGCTTTCATCATGGAACCTAAGAAAACTGTTGCTGACATTCTTAAAGAGAAAGGCGCATCAGTTACTACCTTCGTTCGTTTAGAAGTTGGTGAAGGTATCGAGAAAGCAGCTGAAATGAGCTTCGCAGACGAAGTTGCAGCGGTACAAAAAGGTTAA
- the rpsB gene encoding 30S ribosomal protein S2, whose amino-acid sequence MATVSMRDMLKAGVHFGHQTRYWNPKMKPFIFGARNKVHIINLEKTVPMFNDALAEIAKVGEKKGKVLFVGTKRAASEAVKEAAINSNQFYVNNRWLGGMLTNYKTVRQSIKRLKELEAQAQDGTFDKLTKKEALMRTREMEKLEKSLGGIKNMGGLPDALFVIDADHEHIAVKEANNLGIPVYAVVDTNSNPDGVDFVIPGNDDAIRAVQLYLNAAADAVKEGRNKDVAAVAAEKDGFVEAE is encoded by the coding sequence ATGGCAACTGTATCAATGCGCGATATGCTTAAAGCTGGTGTTCACTTCGGTCACCAAACTCGTTACTGGAACCCAAAAATGAAGCCATTCATCTTTGGTGCTCGTAACAAAGTACATATCATCAACCTAGAAAAAACTGTACCAATGTTCAACGACGCTCTAGCTGAAATCGCTAAAGTTGGCGAGAAGAAAGGTAAAGTTCTTTTTGTTGGCACTAAGCGCGCTGCATCTGAAGCTGTTAAAGAAGCTGCTATCAACAGCAACCAGTTCTACGTTAACAACCGCTGGTTAGGCGGTATGCTAACGAACTACAAAACTGTTCGTCAGTCTATCAAGCGTCTGAAAGAACTTGAAGCGCAAGCTCAAGACGGTACTTTCGACAAGCTTACTAAGAAAGAAGCTCTAATGCGCACTCGTGAAATGGAGAAGCTAGAGAAGTCTCTTGGTGGTATCAAGAACATGGGCGGCCTTCCAGACGCTCTATTCGTTATCGATGCTGATCACGAACACATCGCAGTTAAAGAAGCAAACAACCTAGGTATCCCAGTTTACGCTGTAGTTGATACTAACTCTAACCCAGACGGTGTTGACTTCGTTATCCCTGGTAACGATGATGCAATCCGTGCAGTACAGCTTTACCTAAACGCTGCTGCAGACGCGGTTAAAGAAGGTCGTAACAAAGATGTTGCTGCTGTAGCTGCTGAAAAAGACGGTTTTGTAGAAGCTGAATAA